A genomic region of Methanothermobacter sp. CaT2 contains the following coding sequences:
- a CDS encoding restriction endonuclease subunit S: protein MNTVEFKDSPVGRIPVDWDVVSLGEVVDQRRESIQPAGEGKNNFVGLEHIRSGETKLCEYVSDEGIRSTKYRFYTGDILYGKLRPYLDKAVLADINGICSTDLIVLTPSDRIIPEFLIYFIHTNQFIQRAVSTTSGTNHPRTSWKAISKFRMALPPLEEQKRISEILQDVDGAIEKVNKEIGVTEKLKRGLMQRLLMEGINHTEFKDSHVGRIPVDWDVVNLEDVVEIHDNKRIPLSEKERIKMKGDYPYCGANGIIDYINDYIFNGEFVLLAEDGGDYSSFGSSAYIMNGKFWVNNHAHVIEALPSKITNRFLLHILIYLDLTHYVVGSTRKKLNQGIMRKIKIPLPPLEEQKRISEILQDVDRRLELLTERKVKLENIKRGLMNDLLTGKRRVRITS, encoded by the coding sequence GTGAATACTGTGGAATTCAAGGATTCTCCTGTTGGCAGGATTCCTGTGGATTGGGATGTTGTCAGTTTGGGTGAGGTTGTGGATCAGAGAAGAGAGTCCATTCAACCCGCGGGGGAAGGTAAAAATAATTTTGTTGGGTTAGAACATATAAGATCTGGAGAAACTAAACTTTGTGAATATGTGTCTGATGAAGGTATCCGCAGTACAAAGTACAGATTTTACACTGGAGATATTTTATATGGTAAACTGAGACCGTATCTCGATAAAGCAGTATTAGCGGATATAAATGGAATTTGTTCAACGGATTTAATAGTCTTAACACCCTCCGATAGGATAATTCCTGAATTTCTTATCTATTTTATTCATACAAATCAATTTATTCAAAGAGCAGTATCTACGACTTCAGGAACTAACCATCCAAGGACATCGTGGAAAGCAATTAGTAAATTTAGGATGGCTCTTCCTCCTCTTGAGGAGCAGAAAAGGATTTCAGAGATACTCCAGGATGTTGATGGTGCGATAGAGAAGGTTAATAAGGAGATAGGGGTTACAGAGAAACTTAAGAGGGGTCTCATGCAGAGGCTTCTGATGGAGGGCATCAACCACACGGAATTCAAGGATTCTCATGTTGGCAGGATTCCTGTGGATTGGGATGTTGTTAACTTGGAGGATGTTGTTGAGATTCATGATAATAAAAGAATACCTCTTAGTGAAAAAGAAAGAATTAAGATGAAAGGTGATTATCCATATTGTGGAGCGAACGGCATAATTGATTATATCAATGATTATATTTTTAATGGGGAATTTGTACTTTTAGCTGAGGATGGAGGTGATTATTCATCCTTTGGGAGCTCTGCATATATAATGAATGGTAAGTTTTGGGTTAATAATCATGCACATGTTATCGAAGCGTTACCTTCTAAGATAACTAATAGATTTTTACTCCATATTCTTATTTATTTAGATTTAACTCATTATGTCGTTGGATCCACAAGAAAGAAGTTAAACCAGGGAATAATGAGGAAAATAAAAATTCCCCTCCCTCCTCTTGAGGAGCAGAAAAGGATTTCAGAGATACTCCAGGATGTGGACAGAAGGCTCGAGCTCCTCACGGAGAGGAAGGTTAAACTTGAAAACATAAAGAGGGGGCTCATGAACGACCTCCTGACAGGTAAAAGGAGGGTCAGAATAACATCATAG
- a CDS encoding HsdR family type I site-specific deoxyribonuclease has protein sequence MKLNEEALEDYFMKELRGMGWNDIPAAELGRDDPENPLIESELIDSIRRINQYIEDDDIQQVIQELRGKAASIEGCKSILEYLKNGVYIKSATTGEPRKVKILDHDTPGHNSFTASRQVVFRRGDQTIRTDIMLFINGIPLVNIELKNPVGMSETWADAYRQIKDYEKTVPELYKYVQMGVAAEDFARYFPVVPWLDEVPTFEWNETDGKLPPQSRKQDHEHHTGLPAADILPLLRPERVLDFIRNYIYIRTEFGSTTKVIARHMQYHAAERIVERVLRNIRGEDKRNRGLIWHWQGSGKTLTMIFAASKLYRMKELENPTVFFIVDRRELEEQLYAELAALEIHQPERIESIAELKRTIASDDYRGKRGLFITLIQKFTDKLDDITAELREHGGETIMDRKNVIVFIDEAHRSQYGLLAAQMKDMLRSAFFFGFTGTPISKRERDTYDRFAYPPEEKYIHQYFITDSIRDGFTVKITYQPRLAGDVHLDRKHLEAFIGVEFEELPESIRKDVEESVKRKLDTIKTILENPRRIEIIAEDIAKHFKENIDGRFKAMVVAPSRRACVLYKRELDRHLPPEYSEIVMTYTPRDEEIIRAYEEELMDKYHGRSHHEIKNLVLERFRDPDRNPRILIVTDMLLTGFDAPILQTMYLDKPLKEHRLLQAVARTNRPYRDVKEAGLIIDYIGVMGAELRRAFELYSKEEYEGAVYDMESMKREYEELLRETLRIFSDLEWEGMDIEVLSDAVELITSDEELEKKFTENYRELRRLFELLSDQPFIRHGLKDYRWLTAIYTYYQRVVSRKPSVEAETERYYQKTLKYIHRTTEFREIESKLPVIEFDSDYFENLRKVRDIRDKAALTVYTLNSYVLRDGTRNPIYESVAEKVERLLEQWREKTMDYEELYREGAAIIREIWKEERRMKELGLDEKEFAVLMTLRGRGIPEDKLKEYAVALTEEVDGNIFPGWTSQESVKRNVMRIIRVFLLRNLPKDAPKRRQIADEAQEDLMKIFERYQ, from the coding sequence ATGAAATTAAATGAGGAGGCCCTTGAAGACTACTTCATGAAGGAACTGAGGGGAATGGGCTGGAATGATATACCGGCCGCCGAACTTGGGAGGGATGACCCTGAAAACCCCCTCATAGAATCTGAGCTGATAGACTCCATAAGAAGGATCAACCAGTATATAGAGGATGATGATATACAGCAGGTCATCCAGGAGCTCCGGGGTAAAGCAGCAAGCATTGAGGGATGCAAATCGATACTTGAATACCTTAAAAATGGCGTTTACATAAAATCTGCCACAACAGGGGAACCCAGGAAGGTCAAAATCCTTGACCACGATACCCCGGGCCACAACTCATTCACAGCATCAAGGCAGGTCGTATTCCGTCGCGGTGACCAGACCATAAGGACAGACATAATGCTCTTCATCAACGGCATCCCCCTCGTGAACATAGAACTCAAAAACCCCGTGGGGATGTCAGAGACATGGGCGGACGCCTACCGGCAGATAAAGGACTATGAGAAGACAGTACCGGAACTCTACAAATACGTACAGATGGGTGTCGCTGCTGAAGACTTTGCAAGGTACTTCCCGGTAGTTCCCTGGCTTGATGAGGTCCCCACCTTCGAGTGGAATGAGACGGATGGTAAACTCCCTCCACAATCCAGAAAACAGGACCATGAGCACCATACAGGACTCCCTGCCGCAGATATACTCCCACTCCTCAGACCAGAACGGGTGCTCGACTTCATCAGGAACTACATCTACATAAGGACAGAATTCGGATCAACAACCAAGGTAATAGCAAGGCACATGCAGTACCATGCAGCTGAGAGGATAGTTGAAAGGGTCCTGAGGAACATCAGGGGAGAAGATAAAAGGAACAGGGGCCTTATATGGCACTGGCAGGGATCAGGCAAAACCCTGACAATGATATTCGCGGCCAGTAAACTCTACAGGATGAAGGAACTGGAGAACCCAACAGTATTCTTCATAGTGGACCGCAGAGAACTTGAGGAACAGTTATACGCAGAACTCGCGGCACTGGAAATCCACCAGCCTGAGAGAATAGAATCCATAGCAGAATTAAAGAGAACAATAGCCAGCGATGACTACCGGGGAAAGAGGGGCCTCTTCATAACACTCATACAGAAATTCACAGACAAACTTGATGATATAACAGCCGAACTCAGGGAACATGGAGGAGAAACCATAATGGACAGGAAGAACGTCATAGTCTTCATTGATGAGGCCCACAGGAGTCAGTATGGCCTCCTGGCAGCCCAGATGAAGGACATGCTGAGATCAGCGTTCTTCTTCGGCTTCACAGGAACACCCATATCAAAGAGGGAACGCGACACCTATGATAGGTTCGCATACCCCCCCGAAGAGAAATACATCCACCAGTACTTCATAACAGACTCCATAAGGGACGGCTTCACCGTGAAGATAACCTATCAGCCGAGACTCGCAGGTGACGTCCACCTTGACAGGAAACACCTGGAGGCATTCATCGGCGTGGAATTCGAGGAACTGCCAGAATCCATAAGGAAGGACGTTGAGGAATCTGTTAAAAGGAAACTGGACACCATAAAAACCATCCTCGAGAACCCTCGCAGGATAGAGATAATAGCAGAGGACATCGCGAAACACTTCAAAGAGAACATTGATGGAAGATTCAAGGCCATGGTTGTGGCTCCAAGCAGAAGGGCATGCGTCCTCTACAAGAGGGAACTCGACAGGCACCTCCCACCAGAGTACTCTGAGATCGTAATGACCTACACTCCACGGGACGAGGAGATAATAAGGGCCTATGAGGAGGAACTCATGGATAAATACCATGGCAGGAGCCACCATGAGATTAAAAACCTGGTACTGGAAAGGTTCAGGGACCCTGATAGGAACCCCCGGATACTCATAGTGACGGATATGCTCCTCACAGGATTCGACGCACCCATACTCCAGACCATGTACCTCGACAAGCCACTGAAGGAACACAGACTGCTGCAGGCAGTTGCAAGAACAAACAGACCCTACAGGGACGTCAAGGAGGCAGGCCTCATAATAGATTACATTGGAGTCATGGGGGCGGAACTGAGGCGCGCATTTGAACTCTACAGTAAGGAGGAGTATGAGGGCGCAGTATATGATATGGAATCCATGAAGAGGGAATACGAGGAGCTACTCAGGGAGACCCTCAGGATCTTCAGCGACCTTGAATGGGAGGGGATGGATATTGAGGTCCTCTCCGACGCGGTTGAACTCATAACCTCTGATGAAGAACTCGAAAAGAAATTCACAGAGAATTACCGTGAACTCAGAAGGCTATTCGAGCTGCTCTCTGACCAGCCCTTCATAAGGCATGGCCTCAAGGATTACAGGTGGCTCACGGCCATCTACACATACTATCAGAGGGTCGTATCAAGGAAACCATCAGTTGAAGCCGAAACTGAAAGGTATTACCAGAAAACCCTCAAATACATCCACAGGACCACAGAGTTCAGGGAAATAGAAAGTAAACTCCCGGTAATAGAATTTGACTCCGATTACTTTGAAAACCTCAGGAAGGTCAGGGATATAAGGGATAAGGCTGCCTTAACAGTCTACACACTCAACTCATATGTCCTCAGGGATGGCACAAGGAACCCCATCTATGAATCGGTGGCTGAAAAGGTTGAACGCCTCCTGGAACAGTGGAGGGAGAAAACCATGGACTACGAGGAACTCTACAGGGAGGGCGCTGCCATCATAAGAGAGATCTGGAAGGAGGAGCGCAGAATGAAGGAGCTCGGTCTTGACGAGAAGGAGTTCGCGGTCCTGATGACCCTCAGGGGCAGAGGTATACCAGAGGATAAACTGAAGGAATATGCTGTTGCCCTTACAGAGGAGGTTGATGGGAACATATTCCCTGGATGGACGTCCCAGGAGAGCGTTAAGAGGAATGTTATGAGAATCATAAGGGTTTTCCTCCTGAGGAACCTCCCGAAGGATGCGCCCAAAAGAAGGCAGATCGCCGATGAAGCACAGGAAGATCTTATGAAAATATTTGAGAGGTATCAGTGA